In Camelina sativa cultivar DH55 chromosome 17, Cs, whole genome shotgun sequence, the genomic stretch agggaaatagattttttttgtctttcttcttttccgGCCAAACTTCCATTACTTAAGGAAACAGAGTACAAAGTTTGCAGTGTTTAGATGACATATATTAAGAGAGCCAAGAGACAACATATGGAGATTCTCTTAGTCGAGCATTCTTAGCTAGTGTATCTGCTAATAGATTGGCAGATCTTGCAATATAAGTAAATCTGTAAGATTCTTCTGCAAGAGTGAGGATGTCTTCAAGATGCCATTGGATGTCACTATAGCTTGGTTGTGGAGTAACTCTTTCCTCAGAAACAGCTCTTAAATACTTGTAAAGTATTTGGGAATCACCACAAAATGTAACATTTTTGTAGTTAAGCCGCTTCATTTGCAGGATTGCTTCCTTTAATGCTATAGCTTCAGCTTCTAATATTGTGGCAGTTGGTGCAATAGAAGATGAACCCTTAAGTGTACAATTGCCGTGCGAGTCATGCAGTGTCCATCCTATGCCTGCTTTACTATCTGGGCTGATCCATGAAGCATCTGTACAACAACAAAGGGTAGGATTCTGAGAGAGTACCTCATCAAATGTTTTTGGTACAGAGTTCTTAGTCCTATTGATCATTGCTTGCTGATTAGATTCTCTCTGCGCCTCCGCTCATAGTGTCCATCCTATGCCTGCTTGCTGAGTTCTTAGTCCTAAGGAGGTTTGGTTCTAAATGGCAAAATCGCCCTGGGAGAAATatgttaggaaaaaaagaattacgAAACATGTcatcataattaaaaaccaCGTAGGAAAGAGAGTGTTAAAAGGGAGCTGTGTTTGGAGGGAAAATGTCCCGCCAAATCATAAATCTACCATTGTAGTGACGCTAAAGTTAGTAGAAATTGGTAGAGTTAGTGAATAGATTTATGGATTTTTTGAGACTAATGCGGTAAATTGAAGTATAGTGGCGGTAGAGATATAGTTATatgagagagttaaaaaaaatattagagttACGCGGAAGAGATATAAATTGTTATGGTAGAGTTAGTAAAATCCGTAGAGTAAGTACCAGTcgtaaaattaaatttagtgGTGGTAgagtaaataagaaaaagattctTAGAGTTATGGGCGAAATAGAGATATGCGATAGACTTAATTGTAGTGGTGGTAGAGAAAGAAGGTAGAATTGAGTTATATGACAGACTAATAAATAGTGACAGCAGAGTTATCGTTTCTGATAGAGTTATCGGTAAGAATAgagtttttaaattatgttatgataGAGTTACTGCTTACTAAAATAGGATAAGATTCATAGACTTAGCGTTTCGTGTGGTGATAGAGTTAATAATTGAACGTAGATTTAGGTCATCGTTTTACAAGTATTTTGTATGTTAAATGAAGTAACCTAAATggtgaaaagacaaaaaaatagcCTTAACGAAAAGATAACTGAATTTTGTACTAAGTATAAATTGAGAAATAATATGAGTCTCGAAGTTCTTGAGTGGATTTCCCGACCGACTAAAGAGAATTAGAGTTTTATCTAGGATTCTATGTAAAGATCTAATTGCAAAGAAACCAATGCAACTTATGGCTTGCAAATCGAAGTTAAACTCCATGTGCAAAACTCCTTAGAATTTGGCTCATAATCATCAAatctattgaaaaaaaaaatgtgttgatTTGCATGGTTCGTATGCGCATGTTCTAAGTTAGCTCATACTTATCTTCATGATCTAAAAACAAACtatgttgtttttatttgcATGGTTCGTATGCACATGTTCTAATCTAGTTTGAGGCAGTTGACTTGTCGGTTTATAAAAGTGATCAAGACAATTGGATATATGCTATAAACCGACAAGTAAACTGGATATATGCACAATAACTCTAATGGTGGTATGAAGCTACTCAAAAAGTCGATGAAGAGCaaattgataaattttataaatttcaaaagaagACAATATAGCAACGGAGGATGTTCTAATTTGTATTTATCCAACCATACAAATAGAGGTATAGAAAAGACTATATATAATTCACTAGAGCTAATTGTTGTTATTGCACCCTCAGTATCCCAATCCAGATTTTAGTCTCAGAGGGTCCTTCTTTGATAACTTGTACTCACCTACACAAATCGCTTGCATTGTAACCTgagaaatcataaaaaaaaaacaaacaagcaagtgTTAAACAAGTGAGAAATCTTTTAAATTATCATACCTTTACAAGAACCAAGAAGGGACAAACTGTATACAATAAACTCCCAATAGAAAGgcaaaaacattaaaccaaGTAATCATCAATTTGATAACCGTATAGTGTATCATACAGTCTGTATACTTCATTCACATATATGGATTCAAAACTAGAAGCGGTTTCACTTTCCAATTACTTTTCAATTCGTCTGTCTTGATGCAGAGTACAAACAGAGTGccaaaacaacctagaaaattATGGAACTTGGTGGAAAGATACACAACAGACATACAAAaccacagaaaaaaacaaatttaggtTTACGGTTTTAAAGTTATGACCAAATTCCCAACACATAAGCAGAATGACAACCCTGCGAACAGTCAACTTTGGAAGCAATTTCCCACAGAAAAAAACCGCACCTTGTTcgtcatcttcctcctcatctccactctcatcttcttcttttggtggtGGGGACATCTTTGAAGCCTTAGTGTGAGATTCAGAGTGGCGAGGCTGCATGAGATAACAAAAGGAGTAAATAAAGATAAGAACCCAACCCAACATAGATTATTAGCTAgactgtgagagagagaaaaaaaaaagaatggagtAAACAGAAGCTTCTACCTTGGCACCGATAGATTTGCTTCTGCTACTGTTGTGGTTGTCAACCTCAAAAATGGTTGGGAGATCATTTATCATCTGGAAGAGCCTCTTCCTGAAAACAATTAACGAGTTCAGATGTCAGagaatataaaacaattaactCTTCAACATTCAAGAGAGGAGCTAGTGGCTCTCACATGAACTTTGAATTTAATATAGTCAGTAAAATTGATTCAGCTTGATGTGAAACACATGAGTTCACTTTTTATTCATAGAACAAGATATCTTGAGTTTAAAGGAGATTGTAACAACAATAATTGGGTGAAACAATGCCAAAAAGGTTGCAGGTACCATGACGGTTATTGTAATTACCCTATGATGAGAAACCACACAGAACACTAGCTTTATCATAGTTACGTATATGCTGAAACCAAAAGCtcatcaagcaaaacaaaaaaatgcattttCCAACACGAATTCTTCTTCCCTAATCCAGACCCAAAAGGAACTCATCTTaacttaagtaaaaaaaaaacaactcttgAAAACCAACTAAACAAGCAAAGAATCAATGTGTTACGAAGCTATACAAAGATGTACCAGAAGACTATCTTTATTTCGAATGTGTAATTTATGTCATGTTTCTATTTACCTTCCCTCATGAGCTTGCCATGCTATAATATGGCCACCTGCTTCTTCAACTGGCTATTCTCCAGGGACCTCGTTGATTGTGTCTGAAGAAGTGAAGCCACTCTCACTGGTAAATCCGCTAAGTGTACAAAACGAGATTGCTATTAGTTACTACCAGATTCAATGTACTAGGTATCTGAAGAAAGAATTGCAAATGTAACTTTGATTTAAATGTAACTTTGATTCAAATATAACTATACACAATCATCTaacccaacaaaaaacaaaggcGTCAAATGCTAAAAGGCGATATCATTTCTCTAAACAACGAAACAAACATTATAAGGCGTCAAATCAAAAGTCTGAGCTGAATACAAACCTGGCGAAGATCCATCAGATGCTAAAGGCGATATCTTTTTCTCCTTTGCTCAAACCACTTATCGCAAATCACCGGGAAAACGTCGTTCTAGAAATCGATATGTGTCTGCTAATGGCAAAGAAGACGACTCTCGGGTTTTTTTATTGAAACCCAAtttttgttgaagatgatgaaccaGCATCGTTCACCGATTGGCAAAAATAAGTCTGCAACCTTAAATCCGTTTGAAAAGAAACGCAACCCAAAGAGACCTCCACCGCCAACTCTTGAAGCAGATACCACCACCACTACCTAATTCGAGAACCCTGTTTCTCATCGAAAGCCATGCCTCAGCGGAAGAAAAACTACCAATCCAAAACACCACTCAAACCTTCCTCATGCCGCAATCGAACCACCGCAACCCCATGTCTCATTCTCAAATCTCCATCAAAGCCGCAACGAACAAGATAAAGAGAAGCAAATGCTTTTGGCTTGAGGAACCGGTGCTAggtctaatatatttttttttttttatcatggtttatatttgttttatacttttatatatatttaagtttttctaaACCAAACATAAATTCATAATGGCACTTATGTAATTACAAGATTATAAAGGTGTCTTTATCCAACAAATATATAGTCATTCTTTCTTGGGAGAGTTACTATACTAGGTCATGAATCGATGTTTATTACTAGAATGGGGGGTATAAGGTGTTTTGATTATAAATGCCAAAATAGCCCTTGGAAAATtgtgttaggaaaaaaataataacgaaACATGCCATCGTAATTAAAAGCCACGTAGGAAAGAGAGCGTTAAAAGGGAGCTGTTTTTGGAGGGAAAATTTCCCGCCAATCCATAAGTCTACCATTGTAGTTACGATAGAGTTAGATGAGTTTGGTAGAGTTAACGAGTAGATTTATGGATTTTCTGAGAGTTATTTGATAGGTTGAATAGTTATGGTGGTAGAGATATAGTTTTATGATAGAGTTAAAAATCTAGTAGAGTTACGCGGTAGAGTTATAAATAGACATGGTAGAGTAAGTTAAAAACATAGAGTTTTACGGTAGAGTAAGTCGCTACCGTAGACTTAAATTTAGTGGTGGTAGAGTAAGCAAGAAAAAGATTCTTAGAGTTATGGGCGAAATAGAGATAGGTGATAGACTTAATTGTAGTGGTGGTAGAGTAAGAATGTAGAATTGAGTTATATGGCAGACTTATTAATAGTGACAGTAGAGTTATCAATCCTGATTGAGTTATGGGTAAGAATAgagtttttaaattatgttatgataGAGTTACTGCTTACAAAAATGGTATAAGATTCGTAGACTTATCGTTTCGTGTGGTGATAGAGTTATTGGATTGTTAGGTCAATCCTAACATATTTTTTGTAGGTTAAATGGAGTTCCCCATTACGTGAAAAGActtttttgccctgaagataaAACTGATAGAAGGAAAAACCTTGTCTGCGTTCCCTAGTCCAGCCTATCTCGTCCATTCCAATTTCTTAACctaatttgttgaaaaaatgtTGGAGATCCCTTTGTTATGTGGGAAGTGGTTATTTTCTAGTAACCGTTGGTTGTTTAGAGTCGATGTAAGAAGAGGTTGTAGAGTGATAGGAGTGCGGAGAGGAATTTCTTATGAGGATTTTGTTGGAATGGTGTACGAGGATTTTGGGTTTGACAGAAGAGTTTGTGAGGTGAAGTTATCATACAAATTAGCACCGAAGAGTGGGTCGTTATCCTTACCAGAGGACACCCCGCCGGTGTTTGTTTGTAATGGGCGACAATTTCAAGGACTCATCCAACAAAGTCAAGGAGAAGGAGTGAGTCGGTTGTGTGTTGAAATCGTCGATCCAAGGGATGAGGAGAAATCTACAAGTGGGGAATACGACAAAGTGGAGATGGATACTGGTCACGATATGTCTGAAGAGAAGGCGTGTGGGGAAAAATGAGAGGcagaagacgaggaagaaggagaagatgaagacaacGAAATGAGGTTTGATTGTTTCGATGACCCAGATGGagcaagttctggggatgaagaGTATAGTTTGCCTAAGGAAAATGCAGTATTGGAAACGAAGGATGACGAAGAGGAAATTGGAGGAATAAGTGTAGCAGACTCAGGTTTTTCATTTCCTAAAAGGAATTGTAGTTTTCGCAGTCTGTTTGACGAATTAGATATCAGAGATATTGATATAGCGGTTGGTCAAACATATGAATCGAAAAAAGATTTGTTGGTTCGACTGAAGATATTAAGTGTGGTCCAAAAGTTTGACTTTTATGTGCCGGAATCAAGGCCTACTTTGTATATTGTAAAATGTTGGGTTCGTGGTTGTCAGTGGAGGGTGAGAGCTTCAACGATAGGTGATTCTCCAATATTCCATGTTCGGATTTATCAAAGGCAACACAGTTGTTCAGTAACCGAAAGGTCTGCACGGTCTAGAAAAGCAACCCCAGATATATTGGCTTTTCTCTACAAAGAATTCGTCGGTGGTATAGGATCTGGTGTTGTGGCAAATCATGTTGCTGCTAGCCTTAATCTACGGTATGGTATAAAGGTAAGTGTATGAAACTCTACATGTGCTGAAAACGGTTATATTAATTGGGTTCATATTGGGTCTTATAAAATTTCCTGTTTTTGTTGTAGATGGGTTATTGGAAAGGTCATCGTACTCTAAAGTGTGCCCGTGAATTAGTAAGGGGTAGTTATGAAAGTGGATATTCAGAACTACCTTCGTACTTATACATGATTAGAAGAGAAAATCCAGGAACTCTGACTAGGTTAGAAGTAGATGAGTTAGATAGATTCAAATCTGTTTTCATAGCATTTGGGGCAAGCATAGATGGATTTCTATTCATGAGAAAAGTCATAGTGGTTGACGGTACATTTTAAAGGGCAAATATCTTGGAACGTTGCTAATGGCGACGACACAAGATGGCAACTACAACATATTTCCTCTAGCCTTTGCTGTGGTTGATACGGAAAATGATGACTCATGGGAATGGTTTTTTAGACAACTCAGCCGTGTTATTCAAGATGATGAAGGGCTTGCCATTATATCGGATAGACATAAGTCCATCGGGAAAGCAATAGGAAAAGTGTATCCTCTTGCTAGTCGTGGGATTTGTACTTACCATCTCCACAAAAATATTCTGGTTAGATTTAAAGGTTCTGAGACTTTTGGTTTGGTAAAGAAGGCTGCAACTGCTTATAGGCTACAAGATTTTGATGAATTGTTTCATCAAATTCATCAGGTGAACCCAGACCTACATGCGTATTTGGTGCAGGCTGATGTAAGTAAGTGGAGTCGGGTACACTTTCCAGGTGATAGATATAACTTAACCACTACCAACATAGCAGAGTCTCTTAACAATGTCTTAAAAGCAGCTAGACAGTATCCGATAGTTAGCCTCCTAGAGGAGATACGGATGATGTTGACCAGATGGTTTGCTGCGAGACGGAAACAAGCTACGCTGATGACAACTGTTCTAACAACTCAAGTTGAGGAGCTTCTCCAGGTAAGATAATATTGTTTGCCTTTGTAAAGTTGTCGTTGCTTATCCCTACTTAAACATCTACTAACTAACTTTTGTCTGTTTGGTAGGCCCGAGTTGTTAGAGCTAGTTTACTAGATGTGCAAGAGATCGACCAGAACCAATACGAAGTTAGAAGCGGGCCAAACATGCATGTGGTCAATCTATCCCAGAAGAAGTGTTCTTGCCGTATGTTCGATGTTGATAAAATCCCGTGTATACATGCAATTGCTGCCGCACAGACTGCTAATGTCTCACGGATTTCTAAGTGCCATCAATACTTTCGAACAGAGTATCTACGCCTTGGTTATGCGAAGTCAGTTATGCCGAAGGATGAATCATGCCCATTACCAAACAATGTTGTTGAGAAAATAGTGAAAACACCACCGGTGAGGACTCAATCTGGAAGACCGAAGCTGACTAGAGCTAAAGGGCCATACGAGATTGCCATGCAGAGTAAAAGGCCCAGGAAAGCCCATTGTTGTGGAAACTGTGGGCATACCGAGCACAATCGTCAAACATGCAATGTTTAACTTgtatttttttgcctttttcgtTTGCGTTTTGTAAGACTTGATTGATTTTAACTCTGCTCTATCTCTTAGTCTACTGTAACCACATGGCgctttaatagtctatcaaatcACAAAGTTAGGTGTGTGCTAAATGGGAAATTTAATCTTCCCAACCGGaaactgtaaaatttatttactcACGAATAAGGCTCTATATAAGCAACTTGCAGTAGTATTCACTTGTTGCACTCTCGACCAAAAGATAACTAAAAATGGCTTACATTCCAACGCATGTGGTTGCTGATATTATCCGCCGTGTAGGGAAGCAAGGGTTTCGGCACCTTGGTCCTTTTATAGCTGCTGGACCGGCGTACAAAGAGCTTGTTTACTCCGACGAAGTCTTGTCTGAGGTAGATCTGGATGAATTTATTTTCAATGGTCACCTCGCTAATGTTTCTTCCTCGTATAGGCCTTTCTTGATGAAATGTCTTGAAAAAGGACATCCCACAGCAAAATATGTCGAGTCACTTCGAATATTGACTCAAGTTGGCCCTTCACAACCGGTCTTAGATATGCTTGGTGAAACCGCTACCAAGAACATTTATGCACACTTCGCATATGCTATGATGCTCATCATGTGTGGGGCTTTGGAAGATGGGCTCCTGTTGACGAAAGCATTCTTGAGGAAGGTGCCTAACATACACGACGCTGTGATGATCGCAGACCAAGTTGAAACACAAATTAGAGAAATGGGGATTCTTGGATATCGTATCTTCGACGGCTATTACCATTTCGAAATTGCCCCTTTGTGTTGGTTGGAGCACCACAACGGACTTGATATATGTGAACATTGTTTCGCATTCACCTATGCTTCCAAGTTCCGGGAGATGTGTTGAAAAGGTATGTATGGTCCATAAATCCACTACCAATATATTATGTGGCTAATAAGTGTATGtctctttttttgtattatgGTAGCGgctaatatgtataatataaactGCTAATATGTATTAACGTAGCGGCTAATATGTCTAATATAAACCGCAATAGTCTaagcaattttattttttattgtatctTAGCGGCCAGTATGTGTAGTAAAGTATGTGTATAATGAATGTTATGTTAGTATGGTTTATAAGTCTGTAATTTGAATCATAAAGCCACGTAGATATTAACTAACCATCAAGCGTAAACGTGTTACAAAAGCCATAcccatctacaaaaaaaaaaatgctcctATTTTGAGCTCCGGCGGTAACGACAATGTTGCATGTTCTAAACGTTGTCACGAAGAACATGCAGCTTTGTTAGCTTTACAAAAAGAATATGGGTTTGATGGCAGAAATTCATAAAACCTTGGTTAGACAATTAACTGTTCAAAAAGACGGACTTAACTTGAGACTACTTTCTGTTGATTAAACACAGGCTTCTCTCtgtgatataaactcaacaccaCCTGTCTCGGAACCACGAGGATTAGGGTCAGACATTTGAATGAAGCAATCAGTGTCGGGAACCTCATCGAATATCTCAGCTGCAAGTTTTAATCGGATGGCAGGCATTGCTGCATCAGATAAACCTTCATACGAAATGCCAATAGCTAAACACTCAATGTATTTAACTGCAAAAATACCACAATCCCCCTGCTGAAGGTTTTGAGGACACGTTTTAGACCTGTAAAACGTGAAAGCTCGagcactaattttttttttcttctctggaGGAGCAACAGAATGCATTAACGCAGGAGTCATACGAATATATGGCTTGCAAGACTTCATAACCTCATCATCTGAATACAAACTGCAGATGCTGTCATACACATTCACTCGTCGACCCACCAAGTCCACAACCACAGCTACCCAATGGTCATTATTGATGTTGTGTGCAAAGTAAAGAACATCGACATCATCAACCCACCTCTTCTTCGTCATACCGTAATTAGGGTAGAGACCATTGTAGACTTTGAAGTATGATTCAGGGAACAACCAATTCTTGTCACACTCAAACTTCTTGTAGTCTTG encodes the following:
- the LOC104759155 gene encoding uncharacterized protein LOC104759155, which codes for MRFDCFDDPDGASSGDEEYSLPKENAVLETKDDEEEIGGISVADSGFSFPKRNCSFRSLFDELDIRDIDIAVGQTYESKKDLLVRLKILSVVQKFDFYVPESRPTLYIVKCWVRGCQWRVRASTIGDSPIFHVRIYQRQHSCSVTERSARSRKATPDILAFLYKEFVGGIGSGVVANHVAASLNLRYGIKMGYWKGHRTLKCARELVRGSYESGYSELPSYLYMIRRENPGTLTRLEVDELDRFKSVFIAFGGKYLGTLLMATTQDGNYNIFPLAFAVVDTENDDSWEWFFRQLSRVIQDDEGLAIISDRHKSIGKAIGKVYPLASRGICTYHLHKNILVRFKGSETFGLVKKAATAYRLQDFDELFHQIHQVNPDLHAYLVQADVSKWSRVHFPGDRYNLTTTNIAESLNNVLKAARQYPIVSLLEEIRMMLTRWFAARRKQATLMTTVLTTQVEELLQARVVRASLLDVQEIDQNQYEVRSGPNMHVVNLSQKKCSCRMFDVDKIPCIHAIAAAQTANVSRISKCHQYFRTEYLRLGYAKSVMPKDESCPLPNNVVEKIVKTPPVRTQSGRPKLTRAKGPYEIAMQSKRPRKAHCCGNCGHTEHNRQTCNV